A single genomic interval of Sceloporus undulatus isolate JIND9_A2432 ecotype Alabama chromosome 2, SceUnd_v1.1, whole genome shotgun sequence harbors:
- the LOC121920737 gene encoding serine protease inhibitor Kazal-type 1-like has protein sequence MRVTSIFLLFAVGIFYSSGNAETDVSDGKEPACELYHAPACPRNLDPVCGTDGVTYANECLLCNEKRKRNLHLNIKKFGSC, from the exons ATGAGAGTAACTAGCATATTCCTTCTCTTTGCTGTGGGGATTTTCTATTCCTCAG gcaATGCAGAAACTGATGTCAGTGATGGAAAAGAG CCGGCTTGTGAGCTTTACCATGCACCAGCATGCCCCAGAAATCTTGATCCTGTCTGTGGCACTGATGGAGTAACCTATGCCAATGAGTGTCTTCTATGTAATGAGAAACG gAAGAGGAAtttgcacctcaacattaagaagttTGGAAGCTGCTAA